The Vibrio splendidus genome has a window encoding:
- a CDS encoding glycoside hydrolase family 18 protein: MKLSFITQAISSNSDQSSSIFKFNSISALSLIAAACILTPTAHADDKVVAGYFADWQYLNKDNPYTVDDIPADKLSHIIYAFLSMCGPHSGAGEPVQKQIKQQCADKEPYTAIIVDKEAALEVDFGDVNVDVAYKGHFAQLAQLKADNQNIKILPSFGGWTMSEPFHAMAKDPKAIAHFSKTAVELIQKYDFFDGIDLDWEYPGGGGLTTSPWNPDTKLTDEQKALEREAFTLLVKTIRSDLDALSKTTQRDYELSTAVGVGAKAAQIDWNAASPYLTNMFAMTYDFLGGWGTQTGHTTNLHATERSWWGMGADVFINQMIEQGIPSEKLVIGAAFYGRGWQGTKDFAGELPKGDLVSEQGAQFGTGENGYFMFWDLMNNYSSKQGYEYKYDEQAQAPYLWNPDKKVFISFEDQRSIKAKAEWAKKSDLGGIFTWELSGDPSGQLIDVMHSEMNK, translated from the coding sequence ATGAAACTGTCATTTATCACACAAGCCATTTCTAGTAACAGTGACCAATCAAGTTCTATCTTTAAATTTAATTCTATCAGTGCGCTTAGCTTAATAGCCGCTGCTTGTATACTCACGCCTACTGCACATGCTGATGATAAAGTCGTCGCTGGGTATTTTGCAGATTGGCAATATCTGAATAAAGACAACCCTTATACCGTTGACGACATACCGGCAGACAAGCTCTCACATATTATTTACGCCTTCTTAAGCATGTGTGGTCCTCATAGCGGTGCTGGTGAGCCTGTCCAAAAACAAATTAAGCAGCAATGTGCAGACAAAGAACCATATACCGCGATCATTGTGGATAAAGAAGCTGCGTTAGAAGTCGATTTCGGAGACGTGAATGTTGATGTCGCCTATAAAGGTCATTTTGCCCAGTTAGCTCAACTGAAGGCCGACAATCAAAATATCAAAATATTGCCATCATTTGGTGGATGGACGATGTCTGAACCTTTCCATGCGATGGCGAAAGACCCTAAAGCCATTGCGCACTTTTCAAAAACGGCTGTTGAGTTGATTCAAAAATATGACTTCTTTGATGGTATTGATCTTGATTGGGAATACCCAGGAGGCGGTGGTTTAACCACTTCGCCTTGGAACCCAGATACTAAACTAACGGATGAGCAAAAAGCGCTAGAGCGTGAAGCATTTACACTTCTAGTAAAAACAATTAGAAGTGACTTGGACGCTCTATCAAAGACGACTCAAAGAGATTACGAGCTTTCAACGGCTGTTGGTGTGGGTGCTAAGGCAGCCCAAATTGATTGGAACGCAGCTAGCCCATATTTGACGAACATGTTTGCGATGACGTATGACTTCCTCGGAGGTTGGGGAACTCAGACTGGTCACACAACCAACTTACATGCCACAGAGCGCAGTTGGTGGGGAATGGGAGCTGATGTCTTCATTAATCAGATGATAGAGCAAGGTATTCCTAGCGAGAAGCTCGTGATCGGGGCGGCTTTTTATGGTCGAGGCTGGCAAGGGACAAAAGACTTTGCTGGAGAGCTGCCTAAAGGTGACCTAGTTTCTGAACAAGGGGCGCAATTTGGTACTGGTGAAAATGGTTACTTCATGTTTTGGGATCTTATGAATAACTACAGCAGCAAACAAGGTTATGAGTACAAGTACGATGAACAAGCTCAAGCACCTTATTTGTGGAACCCAGATAAAAAAGTATTCATATCTTTTGAAGATCAGCGTTCCATTAAAGCAAAAGCAGAATGGGCGAAGAAGTCTGACCTAGGCGGTATTTTTACTTGGGAATTATCAGGTGATCCTTCCGGACAGTTGATCGATGTTATGCATAGCGAAATGAATAAATAA
- the moeB gene encoding molybdopterin-synthase adenylyltransferase MoeB: MEILSDAEMLRYNRQIILKQFDFEGQEALKQSSILVLGAGGLGCASAQYLATAGIGKLTLIDDDIVELSNLQRQVLHTDADIGKKKVDSAAESLQILNPHLTIETVDHRLNDQALGKLIEAHSLVLDASDNVETRNQLNRLCYVSKTPLVSGAAIRMEGQISVFTYQDADAPCYQCLSALFGNAALSCVEAGVMAPVVGMVGAAQALEAIKVIAKFGQPKQGKLLILDAMSHSWREMNLMKMPNCSVCG; this comes from the coding sequence ATGGAAATACTGTCTGATGCTGAAATGCTTCGCTACAATCGCCAAATCATTCTTAAACAGTTTGACTTTGAAGGCCAAGAAGCGCTAAAGCAGAGCTCAATCTTAGTTCTGGGTGCCGGCGGCTTGGGTTGTGCCTCTGCGCAATACCTTGCGACGGCGGGTATTGGTAAACTGACACTGATCGACGATGATATTGTCGAGCTTTCAAATTTACAGCGACAAGTACTTCACACCGATGCTGATATTGGTAAGAAGAAGGTCGATTCTGCCGCTGAATCGTTACAGATACTGAACCCTCACCTGACGATTGAAACTGTTGACCACAGGCTTAATGACCAAGCACTTGGCAAGTTGATTGAAGCACATTCACTTGTTCTTGATGCCAGTGACAACGTTGAAACGCGCAATCAACTCAACCGCTTGTGTTACGTCTCTAAAACGCCACTCGTATCAGGTGCAGCGATTCGCATGGAAGGTCAGATTAGTGTGTTCACTTATCAAGACGCAGATGCACCGTGCTACCAGTGTTTAAGCGCTCTATTCGGCAACGCTGCTCTAAGCTGCGTAGAAGCTGGTGTGATGGCGCCTGTTGTTGGCATGGTGGGCGCAGCTCAGGCTTTGGAAGCTATCAAGGTTATTGCTAAGTTTGGACAACCAAAGCAAGGCAAGCTTTTGATTCTCGATGCCATGTCGCACAGCTGGCGTGAAATGAATTTAATGAAGATGCCTAATTGTTCGGTGTGTGGATAA
- a CDS encoding sulfurtransferase, with translation MNQPLISPQQLQQRLLAEDNIILLDASIEFQIPSESEKIKGQMIPGAIRFDYDKDFCNKHTLLPHMFPTEKHFNTRAQEIGINQDSTIVVYDNAGTFASPRAWWMFMAMGHNNVYILDGGLPAWIEAGYATETDYRTEVKTGNFEGHIQDNYFVSAQQIESYSTDKSANIVDARSQARFDSEVPEPREGLRSGHIPNSVCLPFAQVLNDGKLRTQQELIEIFSTIEIAPSQPMFFSCGSGVTACIILLAAKLAGYTGEMGVYDGSWTEWGANEKLPIAVTEK, from the coding sequence ATGAATCAGCCACTCATCTCACCACAACAACTTCAACAACGTTTGCTAGCAGAAGACAATATCATCCTCCTCGACGCCAGTATCGAGTTTCAAATTCCAAGCGAGTCAGAGAAGATCAAAGGACAAATGATTCCTGGGGCTATTCGTTTTGACTACGACAAAGATTTTTGTAACAAGCACACTCTGCTTCCTCACATGTTCCCGACCGAAAAACACTTCAACACACGTGCACAAGAAATTGGCATCAATCAAGACAGCACGATTGTGGTTTACGATAACGCCGGAACCTTCGCTTCGCCCCGTGCGTGGTGGATGTTTATGGCAATGGGACACAACAACGTATACATCTTAGATGGTGGTTTACCTGCGTGGATCGAAGCTGGTTACGCGACAGAGACTGACTATCGAACCGAAGTGAAAACGGGCAACTTTGAAGGCCATATTCAAGACAACTATTTTGTCAGTGCTCAGCAGATTGAAAGTTACTCAACTGACAAGAGCGCAAACATTGTAGACGCGCGTTCTCAAGCTCGCTTCGATTCAGAAGTTCCTGAACCACGTGAAGGCTTACGTAGTGGCCACATCCCAAACTCAGTTTGCTTACCGTTCGCTCAAGTATTAAATGATGGAAAATTAAGAACTCAACAAGAGTTAATTGAGATATTTTCCACCATAGAGATCGCCCCTTCTCAACCTATGTTCTTTAGCTGTGGCTCTGGAGTAACAGCCTGCATCATATTATTGGCCGCTAAACTCGCTGGCTATACAGGTGAAATGGGCGTTTACGATGGCTCATGGACTGAGTGGGGCGCTAACGAGAAGCTACCTATCGCCGTAACTGAAAAGTAA
- a CDS encoding putative bifunctional diguanylate cyclase/phosphodiesterase, protein MALFKKNIWSLYVLIVLLTLILFAVLGVSKWQANRDDFTEQQHIQVELFSSSVSSLMTSQEALLEVVGHQLAQQSDFTRTASIQIRPILDKLLDTHPAIAAFGLLNPEGDYLAISSNLQLSDQHNLLNDSYTRDSFLEVMSSEKMVLGRTYFQDSLNSLVIPLRKSISIDGKHVDAVMTAGLRLDSTIVFESNAHAGSYNTLTLLRTDNYRQFFSSDIESLDAYLEPVANDLMKRITKNFLEQVNVSVKEAKTGKDTYSFSISDDTYHSLVSAKYIPDYKLWVVGRTDLSHVDGIFVKEFGILFVAFIFLQFVFYFLVKSIAKNEQRTRSQLIYQANHDPLTSLPNRLYMRRNISKWIEDESEPFSLLFIDIDNFKCVNDTHGHDFGDKVLKQIALRLMRFRSRVSLLVRESSDEFLFLTPLSNEVEIKRLAKRIIEVLSQPYEVESAQFLLGCSIGVARFPEHGKDLDSLLRSADISMYKAKQQQNSYSIFTTEMQDAHLYKMKVEQRLRIAIEKQTLFMVFQPLVRANESIHGVEALVRWIDDELGFVPPDVFIPVAENTGLMQKLGTFIIESSIMQIAHLHRTTEQKIGLSINISVRQFSHRSFSEHLFTTLEKYQLSASCLTLEITESLFIEDVDIVKPIFEALHEKNIKISLDDFGTGYSSLSMLKALPIDELKIDKSFIENIAVDQQSLTMVQNIIAIGKNFGMVVLAEGVESNEHFAILKACGCDLMQGYYFSRPIPYDELAAHLNQQVTEHAECSV, encoded by the coding sequence ATGGCTCTATTTAAGAAAAATATCTGGTCGCTGTATGTTCTGATCGTACTGCTTACCCTGATACTTTTCGCTGTGTTGGGCGTAAGCAAGTGGCAAGCAAACAGAGATGACTTCACGGAGCAACAGCACATACAGGTAGAACTTTTTTCTAGCTCTGTTAGCTCGCTGATGACCAGTCAAGAAGCACTACTTGAAGTTGTAGGGCACCAGTTAGCCCAACAATCTGATTTTACTCGCACGGCTTCTATCCAGATTCGACCAATATTAGATAAACTACTTGATACTCACCCCGCGATAGCCGCATTTGGGTTACTTAATCCTGAAGGTGATTACCTTGCAATTAGCTCGAACCTACAGCTATCCGATCAGCATAATTTGCTTAACGACTCATACACCAGAGATTCATTTCTCGAGGTCATGTCTAGCGAAAAAATGGTGTTGGGACGTACCTATTTCCAGGACTCACTTAACAGCCTAGTAATTCCGCTAAGAAAGTCGATTTCAATCGATGGCAAGCATGTCGATGCGGTCATGACTGCGGGTTTGCGTTTGGACAGTACGATCGTATTTGAAAGCAACGCACACGCAGGTAGCTACAACACGTTAACTTTGCTTAGAACAGACAACTATCGTCAGTTCTTTTCTAGCGACATCGAATCTCTTGACGCCTATTTGGAACCTGTTGCTAACGACCTGATGAAGCGCATTACCAAAAACTTTTTAGAACAAGTGAATGTCAGTGTCAAAGAAGCAAAAACCGGTAAAGACACGTACTCTTTCAGTATCAGTGACGACACATATCACTCGCTCGTTAGCGCTAAATACATTCCAGACTACAAGCTTTGGGTGGTCGGCCGTACGGATCTATCGCACGTCGATGGCATATTCGTAAAAGAGTTTGGCATTCTTTTTGTTGCCTTTATTTTTCTTCAATTTGTTTTCTACTTTTTAGTAAAATCGATTGCCAAAAACGAACAACGTACTCGAAGCCAACTCATCTACCAAGCGAATCATGACCCGTTAACCTCTCTACCCAACCGTTTATACATGCGTAGAAACATTAGTAAATGGATTGAAGATGAGTCAGAGCCGTTCTCACTATTGTTTATCGATATCGATAACTTTAAATGCGTCAACGATACCCACGGGCACGACTTCGGTGACAAGGTACTCAAGCAAATCGCTTTACGTTTGATGAGATTCCGCTCTCGAGTCAGCCTATTGGTGCGCGAATCCAGTGATGAGTTTTTATTCTTAACGCCTTTATCGAATGAAGTTGAAATTAAACGACTCGCCAAGCGAATTATTGAAGTGCTATCTCAACCTTATGAAGTCGAAAGCGCGCAGTTCTTGTTAGGTTGTAGCATCGGCGTAGCGCGTTTTCCTGAACACGGAAAAGATCTTGATAGCCTGTTACGCTCTGCCGACATTTCCATGTACAAAGCGAAGCAGCAGCAAAACTCGTACAGTATTTTTACAACGGAGATGCAAGACGCCCACCTCTACAAAATGAAAGTAGAACAAAGGCTACGTATCGCAATCGAGAAACAAACTCTGTTCATGGTCTTCCAACCACTGGTCCGTGCTAATGAAAGTATTCACGGTGTAGAAGCACTCGTTCGCTGGATTGATGACGAGCTGGGTTTCGTTCCACCAGATGTCTTTATACCGGTGGCTGAAAACACTGGCTTAATGCAAAAGCTCGGCACTTTTATTATTGAGTCCAGCATTATGCAGATCGCCCATTTGCACCGAACGACGGAACAAAAGATCGGGCTTTCGATCAACATATCTGTTCGACAGTTTTCTCACCGATCTTTCTCTGAGCATTTATTTACAACGCTGGAGAAATATCAGCTCTCTGCAAGTTGTCTAACATTAGAGATTACCGAAAGCTTGTTTATTGAAGACGTAGACATAGTGAAGCCTATTTTCGAAGCCTTACACGAAAAGAATATAAAGATATCTTTAGATGACTTCGGTACAGGCTATTCCTCATTAAGCATGTTGAAAGCACTTCCTATTGATGAGCTTAAGATTGACAAGAGCTTTATTGAGAATATTGCTGTCGATCAGCAGTCACTCACCATGGTGCAAAACATCATCGCAATCGGTAAGAACTTCGGCATGGTGGTATTGGCAGAAGGCGTAGAATCGAACGAGCACTTCGCGATTCTAAAGGCATGTGGATGTGACTTAATGCAAGGCTACTACTTCTCTCGCCCTATTCCTTACGATGAGCTTGCTGCTCACCTAAACCAGCAAGTGACCGAGCACGCGGAATGTTCTGTTTAA
- the folE gene encoding GTP cyclohydrolase I FolE yields the protein MSGLSESAKLVKDALASRGLETPMRPNQVSREEKKERIEHHMREILTLLELDLADDSLEETPQRIAKMYVDEIFSGLDYANFPKITVIENKMGVREMVRVKDITVTSTCEHHLVTIDGKTAVAYIPQGKIIGLSKINRIVRFFAQRPQVQERMTQQILVALQTLLETDDVAVTMDAVHYCVKSRGVMDATSETTTTALGGIFRSNPATRHEFLHGLR from the coding sequence ATGTCAGGTCTTAGCGAATCAGCGAAGTTGGTTAAAGATGCGCTAGCAAGCCGCGGATTAGAGACACCAATGCGTCCTAATCAGGTTAGCCGAGAAGAGAAAAAGGAACGAATCGAACACCATATGCGTGAGATTCTCACTCTCCTTGAACTTGATCTTGCAGATGACAGTCTGGAAGAAACACCGCAACGTATTGCAAAAATGTATGTGGATGAGATTTTCTCTGGTTTGGATTACGCCAATTTCCCTAAAATCACCGTGATCGAAAACAAGATGGGTGTTCGTGAAATGGTTCGTGTAAAAGACATTACCGTCACCAGCACATGCGAACATCACTTAGTGACCATTGATGGTAAAACCGCAGTCGCTTACATTCCTCAAGGTAAGATTATTGGTCTTTCGAAGATCAACAGAATCGTTCGTTTCTTTGCTCAACGTCCTCAAGTTCAAGAGCGCATGACACAGCAAATCCTTGTAGCATTGCAAACGCTACTAGAAACGGATGATGTTGCTGTAACCATGGATGCGGTTCACTACTGCGTAAAATCTCGTGGTGTAATGGACGCAACCAGCGAAACGACAACAACAGCATTGGGTGGTATCTTCAGATCAAACCCAGCAACGCGCCACGAGTTCTTACACGGCTTGCGTTAA
- a CDS encoding LruC domain-containing protein, whose amino-acid sequence MRITTLSLLLSAPLVANAAPFDTCPSKAYLFQSTPVQVWGVNLVTGSTTLLEDDTGMNANINGVGFDFQDRYIYGYDTTNKRLVRLGQDFQAEVINTSGLPTDHTFYVGDVYDHVYYLYRTGKGLFTVDLSPLDTDPNATVTVNKIAGSPATVKLTDFAFHPSDGSLYGIDNNSGGLYSFNPTTGAETYIGDTGETGTFGAGYFDVNGYYYVSRNQDGKIYRINLSPDNATNIAAGIVPAVEFVSNGPASGQNDGARCANAPVVDEDSNIDFGDAPDSYLTLLASNGPRHELDGITWLGTTPPDADLDGYVTPQSDETVGVDDEWANGGIGFVTALEAGLDSKVVIEASTTGYLSAWIDWNQDGSFDGANEQVFTDYALDAGENDLFLNVDINALTGTTWARFRFSQQTNLSYFGGSTSGEVVDIQVDVLNDGATARYFPSASGYATLAYEDNWPYKADYDMNDAVLMYRITEILKDGKVVKSTIDGRLAAVGASYRNGFAVRLPNLDPSLVSSGSSYMKHNGVFTDLDLEDGRSEAIFVIANDLTEKISTGCTFYRTSNGCKEDEQFSFQIGITLAGDGVSTGSWTDMPYDPFIFATPGYYHGENLPLHPGRSWEVHLPDQAPTEAFDTTNLFEAGLGVDDSNPSTGKYFKTVENHPWALIVTSDDEWEWPLEYVDIVTAYPEFKEYAESGGDTNQTWYQSPTDNQRYKP is encoded by the coding sequence ATGAGAATTACAACGTTAAGTTTGCTATTAAGTGCGCCCCTAGTCGCCAACGCAGCGCCATTCGATACATGTCCAAGTAAGGCGTACCTCTTTCAATCCACCCCAGTGCAAGTTTGGGGCGTTAACCTAGTGACCGGCTCAACCACTCTGTTAGAAGACGATACGGGCATGAATGCCAATATCAATGGTGTTGGTTTCGACTTTCAAGACAGATATATTTATGGCTATGACACAACCAACAAACGCTTGGTGCGCCTTGGACAGGATTTCCAAGCTGAAGTCATCAATACCAGTGGCTTACCCACCGATCACACCTTTTATGTAGGTGACGTATATGATCACGTTTACTACTTATACCGTACAGGAAAAGGGCTATTCACCGTTGACCTATCTCCTTTAGATACCGACCCAAACGCGACCGTTACGGTTAATAAAATAGCTGGTAGCCCGGCAACCGTAAAACTGACCGATTTTGCTTTCCACCCAAGTGATGGATCTTTGTATGGTATTGATAACAACTCGGGTGGCCTGTACAGCTTCAACCCCACTACAGGCGCAGAAACCTACATTGGTGACACTGGAGAAACAGGTACATTTGGCGCAGGTTATTTCGATGTAAACGGCTACTACTACGTATCTCGAAATCAAGACGGTAAAATTTACCGTATCAATCTGTCTCCTGACAACGCGACCAATATCGCTGCTGGGATTGTTCCGGCGGTTGAATTTGTATCGAATGGCCCAGCTTCTGGTCAAAACGATGGCGCTCGTTGTGCGAACGCGCCTGTTGTAGATGAAGATTCAAACATCGACTTCGGTGACGCGCCAGACAGCTACCTGACTCTTCTCGCAAGTAATGGCCCTCGACATGAACTTGATGGCATCACATGGTTAGGTACAACACCTCCAGATGCGGATTTGGATGGTTATGTCACACCACAATCAGACGAAACCGTTGGAGTGGATGATGAATGGGCCAACGGTGGTATCGGTTTTGTTACCGCACTTGAAGCCGGACTTGATTCAAAAGTTGTGATTGAAGCTTCAACAACCGGTTACCTTTCAGCTTGGATAGACTGGAACCAAGATGGCAGCTTCGATGGCGCCAACGAGCAAGTGTTTACAGATTACGCGCTCGATGCGGGTGAAAACGATCTGTTCCTTAATGTTGATATCAACGCACTAACCGGTACTACGTGGGCTAGATTTAGATTCAGCCAACAAACCAACCTAAGTTATTTTGGCGGTTCAACCTCTGGTGAGGTGGTCGATATTCAAGTCGATGTCCTTAACGATGGTGCCACCGCTCGTTACTTCCCAAGTGCTTCTGGCTACGCAACGCTCGCGTACGAAGATAACTGGCCATATAAAGCCGACTACGACATGAACGATGCTGTTCTTATGTATCGCATTACCGAGATCCTTAAAGATGGAAAGGTCGTTAAATCCACCATCGACGGACGCTTAGCTGCTGTCGGGGCATCGTACAGAAATGGTTTTGCTGTTCGACTTCCTAACCTAGACCCGAGCTTGGTGAGTAGTGGTAGCTCTTACATGAAACACAATGGTGTATTCACTGACCTCGACCTAGAAGATGGACGTAGCGAAGCAATCTTTGTTATCGCCAATGACCTGACAGAAAAAATCAGCACTGGCTGTACCTTCTACCGTACCAGTAATGGATGTAAAGAGGATGAGCAGTTCTCATTCCAAATTGGTATTACTTTAGCCGGTGACGGTGTGAGTACTGGCAGCTGGACCGATATGCCTTACGACCCGTTCATCTTCGCAACGCCTGGGTATTATCACGGTGAAAACCTACCTCTACATCCAGGACGCAGCTGGGAGGTTCACTTGCCAGACCAAGCGCCAACAGAAGCATTTGATACCACTAACCTCTTTGAAGCTGGTTTAGGCGTCGATGACAGTAATCCATCAACAGGTAAATACTTCAAAACAGTAGAAAATCACCCTTGGGCACTAATAGTGACTTCGGATGACGAATGGGAGTGGCCTCTAGAGTACGTCGATATTGTTACCGCTTACCCAGAGTTTAAAGAATACGCAGAGTCCGGCGGTGACACGAACCAAACATGGTACCAATCACCTACAGACAACCAACGTTACAAACCATAA
- the moeA gene encoding molybdopterin molybdotransferase MoeA: MGCCDAPGLMPIEEALDKLLSPIKPIQTTLSLPLAEALGYVLAEDILSPIFVPPFDNSAMDGYALRLADLENGKVLPLAGKSFAGQPFEGEWPANTCIRIMTGAKIPEGCDAVIMQENTAETEVGIEIQQDDIKLNNNIRPTGDDIKQGDIVLSRGERLTPRDIPMIASLGVSHVTVLHKPKVAFFSTGDELKPLGQPLEDGQIYDSNRYGIKPLIEAFGCEAIDLGIIPDCPATLKETFEKAQQIADVVVTSGGVSVGEADYTKDILEEIGQIGFWKLAIKPGKPFAFGELDDAWFCGLPGNPVSAMMTMYVLVQPMLAKLAGHTAWTAPESIPAITKSAFKKGPGRTDYQRGIYSIENGQFVVETTGNQSSGAFRSMSLANCFVVLERERGRVEVGETVQIQLFNSTLY, from the coding sequence ATGGGCTGTTGCGACGCTCCGGGCTTGATGCCAATTGAAGAAGCACTAGATAAGCTGCTATCGCCAATTAAACCTATTCAAACGACCTTATCATTGCCATTAGCAGAAGCATTGGGTTACGTACTTGCTGAAGATATTCTGTCCCCTATTTTCGTCCCTCCTTTTGATAACTCAGCAATGGACGGCTATGCATTGCGCTTAGCAGACTTAGAGAACGGTAAAGTTCTTCCATTAGCAGGCAAGTCTTTTGCGGGCCAACCGTTCGAAGGTGAATGGCCAGCAAACACCTGTATTCGCATTATGACAGGCGCAAAGATCCCAGAAGGTTGTGACGCCGTAATCATGCAAGAAAATACGGCCGAAACTGAGGTTGGTATTGAGATTCAACAAGACGACATCAAGCTGAACAATAACATTCGCCCTACTGGTGACGATATCAAGCAAGGCGATATCGTACTTAGCCGTGGTGAGCGTTTAACACCTCGTGACATCCCAATGATTGCTTCATTGGGTGTGAGCCACGTGACAGTGTTACATAAACCTAAAGTCGCCTTCTTCTCTACTGGCGATGAGCTAAAGCCATTAGGTCAACCGCTTGAAGACGGTCAGATCTACGACAGTAACCGTTACGGTATTAAACCATTAATCGAAGCATTTGGTTGTGAAGCTATCGACTTGGGTATCATCCCAGATTGCCCTGCAACGCTTAAAGAAACGTTCGAGAAAGCACAGCAAATAGCAGACGTGGTTGTGACTTCTGGTGGCGTGAGTGTTGGTGAAGCGGATTACACCAAAGATATTTTGGAAGAGATCGGCCAAATCGGATTCTGGAAACTGGCAATTAAACCGGGCAAACCGTTCGCATTTGGTGAGTTGGATGACGCGTGGTTCTGTGGCTTACCGGGTAACCCAGTGTCGGCGATGATGACCATGTATGTTTTGGTTCAGCCTATGTTAGCTAAATTGGCTGGTCACACAGCATGGACAGCACCAGAGTCGATTCCTGCTATCACTAAATCTGCATTCAAAAAAGGCCCAGGCCGTACTGATTACCAACGTGGCATCTACTCGATTGAAAACGGTCAGTTTGTAGTAGAAACAACAGGTAACCAAAGTTCAGGCGCTTTCCGCTCAATGAGCTTAGCAAACTGCTTTGTGGTACTAGAGCGCGAACGTGGCCGTGTTGAAGTCGGTGAAACGGTTCAGATTCAACTGTTTAACTCGACGCTTTACTAA
- a CDS encoding sugar-binding transcriptional regulator: MSKNIQDVSEENTDLLTEVAVAYYQEGATQEEISKKFSISRAKVGRMLKQARDEGIVEITVKYHPVFSAKIEQRLIERFGVKRALVALDQPNEEKQRLQVAGLVSNYLTSTLKNGMVVTVGQGRNVSSVAHHTGVITPRDCKFVCGIGGIHPRGGMFNADHICRQLAKKYGGSSETLYAPAYAENKAQKSAFMENSTVKQTLDLARKADVALVGIGDMSENSYMVDLGWFTAGEVVQSRLLQGVVGDFAGYDFFDVHGKAANTVMSDRVIGLALEEFRPIADVIAIAAENSKPLALLGALRTGVVDVIATSVSNALTVLNLDEQLSVNKPNGSK; encoded by the coding sequence ATGAGTAAGAATATCCAAGATGTTTCCGAAGAAAACACTGATCTCCTCACTGAAGTAGCCGTTGCTTACTATCAAGAAGGCGCTACACAAGAAGAGATTTCTAAAAAGTTCTCTATCTCTCGTGCAAAGGTTGGTCGAATGCTCAAGCAAGCCCGCGATGAAGGGATTGTCGAGATCACCGTGAAATACCACCCAGTATTCAGCGCGAAGATCGAACAACGTTTGATCGAACGATTTGGTGTTAAGCGTGCATTGGTTGCACTAGACCAACCGAATGAAGAGAAGCAGCGGTTACAGGTTGCTGGTTTGGTGTCTAACTATCTTACCAGTACACTGAAAAACGGCATGGTGGTGACAGTAGGACAAGGTCGAAACGTATCGTCTGTTGCTCACCATACTGGCGTAATTACCCCACGTGACTGTAAATTCGTATGCGGTATCGGCGGTATTCACCCAAGAGGCGGTATGTTTAACGCCGACCATATATGCAGACAACTAGCGAAAAAGTACGGCGGATCTTCTGAAACCTTGTACGCGCCTGCTTATGCTGAAAACAAAGCACAAAAATCCGCGTTCATGGAAAACAGTACTGTTAAGCAAACACTCGATCTAGCTCGTAAAGCGGATGTCGCATTAGTGGGTATCGGTGATATGAGTGAAAACAGCTATATGGTCGACTTAGGCTGGTTTACCGCGGGTGAGGTAGTACAGTCTCGTTTACTACAAGGTGTCGTCGGTGACTTTGCTGGCTATGACTTTTTCGACGTTCACGGCAAAGCGGCAAATACAGTAATGAGTGACCGTGTGATTGGTTTGGCCTTGGAAGAGTTCCGCCCTATCGCTGATGTAATCGCCATCGCTGCCGAGAACAGTAAACCATTAGCTTTATTAGGCGCGTTAAGAACTGGCGTAGTTGATGTGATTGCGACTAGTGTAAGTAATGCTTTAACGGTACTTAACTTGGATGAACAACTTAGCGTGAATAAACCAAACGGCAGTAAATAG